ATGATCGTGGTCACGCCGATCACCACGCCGATCAAGGTGAGAAACGCCCGCATCTTGTGTGCGCGCATCGCTTCCAGCGCCATACGCAGGGATTCCCACAGCGAAGCAAGAAGAAGACGACTGCGCTCGAACATGCGGTTACTCCTGCCTCAGGGCTTCAATGGGCGAGAGCCGTGCGGCCTTGGTGGATGGATAGATTCCAAAAAACACTCCCACGACGGCGGCAAAGACCACTCCAAATCCGACCACCCACAGCGGCATCGCCGTGGGCAGGAAACTGTTCATGATTCGGCTGCCGATGTAGGCGAGCCCGACGCCCGCCAGTCCTCCCACTCCACAAATCACCGCCGATTCGATCAGAAACTGCCAGGCGATCATCCAGCGGTGCGCACCCAGCGCTTTGCGCAGACCCACCTCGCTCGTCCGTTCGGTCACCGAGACCAGCATGATGTTCATGATTCCGATGCCGCCGACCAGAAGCGAGATGAAAGCGATAATCACTCCCCCCGCGTAGATGCTGCCGGTAACCTTGCGATAGGCGTCCATGATCATATTCTGGCCGTTGATGCCGAAGTTATCCGGCTCCATCGGCCCGAGCTTGCGGATGCGTCGCATGATGCCGCGCAGTTCCCACTCCAGTTCCGCAACCTCTTCCGAACTGCGCGCCTTGACGACAATATCTACGTTCGCTTCCCGTTCAAAGCGTTTGATGAAGGCGCCGATCGGTACATAGACGAAATCATCCATGTTCTGGCCGAAGAAACGGCCCATCTTGGCGTTTACGCCGATGATGCGGAACTTATAGCCCCCGATATCCAATCTCTTGTCCAGCGCTCCGCCGTTCTCGAATAACCGCTCCGCCACCGCCGCACCGATCACACACACTTGGCGGTTGCGCCGCACTTCATCCTCGTTGAAGAAGCGACCGAGATCGAGACGAACCGAGTTGGTCTCGACGTAGTCGGTCCCCACTCCCCACACCTGTACATTGGTTAGACGGTTGCTGCGGTAGCTGACGGAACTGCGCGTGTCCGCCCACGGACTGACCGCCGCCGCCAGCTTTGATTCGGCGGCGATCTGATCCGCCACTTCCGGTCCGAGTACGGGTCGCTTGATCATCGCCCGCCAGTTGTCGCCGAACCAGTCCCACTTGGACACGTACAGGGTATTCGATCCGAGAAAGCTGAACTGCCCGGCCACCGCCTTGTTCAAACCGAGGATGATGGTGACCATCAAAACGACGGTGGTCACGCCGATGAGAATGCCGAGCGTGGTCAAGGCCGCGCGCAGCTTGTTGGATCTCAACGCGCGGAACGAAATCCGCAATCCTTCGTATACGTCCGTGAACGTCCGCATAACGTTTCATCAGCTCCGCGGTTCGTCGGAAGCGATCCGCCCGTCCAACAGACGAACGATCCGTTTGGTGTGACGGGCGACGTCCTCTTCGTGTGTCACTAGAACGATGGTATTCCCTTCCTCATGGATGAGCTGTAATACCTCCATGATCTCAGCACCCGTTTTCGAGTCGAGGTTTCCGGTCGGCTCGTCGGCGAGAATGATCGAGGGATTGGTGACCAGCGCGCGAGCCATCGCCACGCGCTGCCGCTGCCCGCCCGACAGCTCGTTGGGCTTGTGATGCATGCGGTCGGCGAGTCCCACTGACGTCAGCGCTTCCTCGGCCCGGCGATGTCGCAGGGAGGAGCGCATACCGGCATAGATGAGCGGTAGCTCCACGTTGTGCAAAGCCGTCGCCCGCGGCAGAAGATTGAACGTCTGGAATACGAATCCGATGCGGCGATTGCGAATCTCGGCCAGATAACCGTCGGTCAAACCGGCCACGTTCTCACCGGCCAGAAAATAGTCACCCGAAGTCGGAGTATCGAGACAACCGATGAGATTCATGAGCGTGGACTTGCCCGAGCCCGAAGGTCCCATAATCGCCAGATACTCGCCCGAGCGGATGGCCAAATCCACTCCCCGCAAAGCATTCACCTGCTCGGTGCCAACCTTGTAGATCTTGACCAGATTGCGAATATCAATCAGCGGTCGTCCACCGTTTTCCTCTTCACGATAGGGCACAGGGACTACCTCCGCTCGACTTTCTTACCGCCCTTGCCTTCTTCTTTGAGCTTCACCTTCATGCCATTGGTGAGTTCACGGGCAAGAATGCGATAGGGACCGGAAATGACGCTGTCATTTTCTGCGATTCCCTCGATGATTTCGATGTGGCGATCTGAAGAAAGTCCGGTCTTGACGGGCTTCCATACGGCGGAGTCCGCCGCAAAGATGAATACTCCTTCCTGTACGCGTTCGCGGGTGAAGGCGGTGGTATCGGCCGCGCCGGCCCGCACCTGAGCGGCCACTTCGCGGGTGGATTTCTTTTCGGGTTCATCCTTGATCTCGACCGCCTTGCCTTCTTCCTTGTCGCGAACGGCCACGCATTGCAGGGAAACCGAAAGCGCGTCGTCCCGATAGTCGGTGGCGATGTCCACGGTAGCGGACATTCCCGGACGAATTCCCGGAACACTGTCCACGACGGCCACTTTCACGTCGAAACTGCGAGCCTGTGTCTCGGACTGCAAGTTCAACTGCGAAGCGGATTGAGCGATTTCGACCACCCGACCGACGAACATGGTATCGGGAAATGCGTCAATCTCGACCGAGGCCGAGTCGCCCAGTTTCACACCGACAATATCATTCTCGTCCACCTCGGCGCGCACCTGCATTTCGGATAGATCCGCAATGACGAGGATAACGTCTTCCTGAAACTGCGATCCCAGAGTGAGTTCGCCCTGTTCTTTATTGAGCCGCGAAATCCGTCCGGTCATGGGAGCGGAAATCCGAGTCTTGGACAGATTTTCGCGAGCCCGCTTTTCCTCGGCCGCAGCCTGATCGAGTTGACCGGCAGACATTTCCGCCGCCGCCACGGCTGCATCCAAGTCGGCTGGAGAAGCCATCCCCTTGTCAACCAATTCGCGAACCCGTCGCAGGTCCGCTTCGGCCTTGAGCTTCTGGCTGCGGGCCGAGCGGAGGCCGGAGGTGGCCGACTCCAGCGCGGCATTATAGGTTTCCGGATCAAGTTGGACGAGGAATTGACCTTTCTCGACGAAACCTCCCTCCCGGACCTCGAGCTTCACGATCCGCCCCGGAATCTCCGCCGAAACTTTCACCTGCTCAACCGGCTCGATCGTCCCTGAGGCCGAAACGGTGGCGACCAGCCGCCGCGTAGCGGCCGTCTCGACCGTCACCTGAGTCCGGGTGTCCTTCGTCTTGGACTTGTAAACCACCACGGCGATAACGATTACGACTACCGCAACGATGATGATCCAGATCCATTTCTTTTTCTTCTTCATGGGATTCGCAACTCAGTTAAGTGCTTTGGCTTGGCCGCACGGACGGGCCAACGGCTCAAGGATAGCATTCCGTGCCGATACTAATGGTATTCGTTTCGTGGGAGAGAAGCAAGGGGCAAAATGTTGCACATTGGGATAGGCATCCTGTGCATCTTGATTGCTCTCACTTGTTCTGGTACTGAGCTTGCATAGGAGGGTTCCGAATGCTACGAGTGTGCGAAAGCTCAAGGTACTGATTGAATGTCCTCCCGACCTGAACCCCCCAGCGAGATCGTAGAACCACTCCGCAGGTTCCTTGAGACCTTTACTCAAGAGCTTACGGAACAACAGTTTATCCCGGCATTCCGGGATGAACTCAAGCGCCTTCTGAATTCCCTCGATGGCCTGCAAAGGTCGGAGACCGTTCTCCAGCAAATTGCCCAGAGTGTAGTCCAACTGCAGGAAGTGTTTACTCCTGCCGGGACAAGACTGCTCGAGGGAGCCCGCGAGCTGGAAGAGGCGATGCGGGCCAACGCCTCCCAAGTCCGGGGGCAAGCGGAGGATGTCCTCCGCGATCTCCTCGAAACCCACCAGAAGCTGGAATCCAGCCTACGTTCCGAAGCCGGACTGATTCAGGAGCACACAAACGTCGGCCGGGAAGCCCTTGATCGAACCGTTGGCGAGATTGAGGACCGCCTGAAAGGTCTCACCACACACCTCGAAAGTCTTTGTGAACGAATGAATTCCGAGGTGACGGCCGCGGTTGAATCGGCTCGTCCTGCCGCCTCGGAACCGGAAGCGGTCTTGCCTTCGATGGCCACTGTGGTGGGTATTCCCGACGATCTCAAGGACCTTTTACAGCGCACCCAGGAGGCCATCGGCGAGCGCCTCGAAGAACAGCGCCGGGAGATTGCGGAAGCTCTCTCGCAGGTGCGGTCGGAGGAGAGTCAGCGACTCCTCAAGCTGGATCAGCGAGTTTCGGAGGCACTGGCTTCGGTCGGGCCGCAGGTGCAGGGCGAATTGGAAAGCGCCGTCGGACGACTGAGGGATCAGATTCAAACGCTGATCCTGGCCGAGATGGAAACCCGGCGGCTCGCCCCCCGGGATGACGGCGAACCTCAGGCAGCCGTTCCCACCGCCGAATTCACCTCCAGTCTGGCCGCCAGTGAAACACGGATTCTGCGGGAAATCGCCGTTCTGCAGAAGTCCGGACGAGGCGAGCAGTCGGAAGCCGAACGGCTGCTCCGTGAACTGGCGCGCGGTCTGGAAGACGTTGCCGAGCAAAACCTTCAGCGAGCCGAGGCCGAGAGCCGGTCGGTGAAAGAATCTCTCGGTACCCTGCAACGGATCGTGGGGCAGCTTCGGGACGGCGGCCAGCAGGATCGCGAGCAATTGGCCGCGATGCTCACGCATTTGGACACTCTGGTCAAGGGCCAACGGGAGCAGCAGCAACTGGCCGAGAGCGAACTGCACACGACGCGGACCAAGCTCGACGAGCAGACGCGGCTCTTGGAGCAGAAGATCGAGGACGATCGGCAGGTTCTCGGCCAGCTTTCGGCGGCGGTCGGACGCGCCGAGCAGGCCGCGACCAAGGCGATTGAACTGTCTCTCAGCGACGGCCGCGCGCAGCGCGATAAAATCGAGAGTGGAATCAAGGAGCTGCGGGATCGTCTCGATCGCGCCCAGCAGGCGGAAGAGGGACGCACCGAGAATACGCTGCGTCATATCGCCGAGGCGTGGACGGAGGCGCTCGAAGCGCTCCGCGACTTCGTCCAGAAAGCGATCGCCGGTCGCACCGACGCGATCATCACCCGGCTCGAGGGCTTGGACGCGCGACTGGCCGAATCCGGACAATCGGGTGGCAACCTGCAGCGCGACGTGCAGAACGAACTGCGCCGCATCAGCTCGCTCTTCGATGAGCGACTCGAAGGACTGAAGTCCACCACTGAGTCGTTCACGACGGCCATGGAAAGCCACGTGAAGGCGGTCTCCGGCGAAGTGGCGGCGCTGCGTTCCAAGCAAGAGCAGTCGCTGGCCGTGTTGAAAGAAGCGATCCGCGCCAACTATGACGAGAGTGCGGCCCGGCTGAAAGAGGTGGTGGAAACCGCCTACGACAGCTTCATCAAACAGACTTCCAACATCCCGCAGGTGATTGACCGGTTCACTCACCTGCTGCAGTCCCTGCACCAGAGCGATTCGCTGGCGCTCCAGACGATCGGCAGCGACACGAAAAACGTTCTGAGTTTGGCGTCGGAAAGGTTCGAGACGCTGGTGGCCGACAACAACGCCATCAAGAAGTTCTTCCCGCTGCTCGACAAGAAGCTGGAAAAGCACTCCACCGAGCTCGACATGGTTCGCAAGGCGCAGGTGCGGCAGGATCAAGATCTCGCCGAATTCCCGCGCACCCTGTCCGAGCTGCGGCAGTGGCACGACGAGCAGCTGCGGGAACTTCGCGGCGAATTGCAGCGCATGCGGGAGGACGCCCGTGAGCAGTCCGATCACGTTCGCGGAGATCTGCACGACGTGAAATCCGAGCAGAGCGCCCTGCAGAACGAGGATCTCCCGACCTTCCGCCGCGAGGTGTCGCAGCTCGTCACTTCCAAGCTGGAATTCATCGAAAATACGCTCCACGAACGGCAAGAGTCGCTGCGCAAGGAGATGGATCAAGCCATCGAGCGCAGCCGACTTTCCGGTCGAAAGACGTTCCTGATCGTCGCCGCGCTGGTCGGATTGTCCATCCTCCTTCAGATCGCCTTTCACTTCGCTTCCACGCCGGGAACCGGAGGCTGATCGTGGCCGCTCCCTTCGAGAATTCGGCCATCGCGGCTGCGGCCTTGTCGCGGCAGTGGCACGAGGCGGCCAGATCCCGGCCACAGACGGCCGCCGCTCCGTCACTGCTTGAACTCCAAACCATCTGCCGCGAAACGGGCATTTCTCTTCCCGACTTGGACAACTTCGCGCGCATTCGCGACTTATCGCCCCTGATTCTCATTTGCGGTCGGGATTCGTCTCTCGCCGCGTCCGTGGCGGAGCTGTTCGGTTTACATCCGCAATGGCCTGAGCTGCCGGAAGCACCCCTCATCTGGTGTGTGAGCGGCGACCCGGGCCCGAAAATCCGCGTGCGACACGGCTCGACGGAGCAGGAGATCTCACGTCGCACGCTGGGCACGCTGCTCGGCGCGAAACTGCCGCCCGCCGGTTTTCTGGTCATCGAAGAGCATACGAACGCGCCCCATGGCTGGAGCCTCGGTTGGATCCCCCGGCCAAACTTCATGGAATCGCCGGACGGTGGGCCAACGGAAACCGAGTTTCTGCTCCGCCAGCGAGCGGCACTGGTCGTCGAGGAGGAGACGCCTCTTCCCGTCGCGGAAACGCTGAAAGAATTGAACCAGAAACTCTGGATCATCCGCCGCTCGGAGCTGGAAAGCGAGGAGGACCGGAGGCGCATTCTGGCCGAGCTGGCGACTCTGGCGGAGGACCGGCCTGAGCACCTTGCCCTGCGCATAACGGCGACGTGGCGATGGCTGGTGAACCGGCTGCTGAATCAGATCGAGGGCATGCGTTCCGAGTACAAACAACGACTGAATCGGTTCGATATCAAGATCGCCTCGGCCGCTCATCTGCTCCGACAATATCGAACCAATTGGATCGGCGGGATACGTACGTTGGTGGAAAGCCATCTCGGACAACGGGCGGGGGGAACGGCATTCGCGTCATTTCTCGACGCCGGAAAGCCGGGACCTCAAGCAGGCACGTTTGTGTCCGCGCTCGCCCTGAACGGATTGGGAAACAAGCTGGACGAGTACCTTACGGATCGCATGGCCGATCTGGTGGGCGGATTGGACGGTTTGGCAACCAAGTTGGAGCTGCGACGCATCCCGCTCGGTGACGCCAACGTCCGATGGGACATCCGCACCCTGTCGTCGCGCGTAGAGGCACATCTGACGGGCGAGAAAGTCTTCCCGCTCGGCGGCGGCAAACGGGCGGGACTGGCGGCAAACCTTACCGGACGAAAACAGCAAGTGACTCAGGAACGCAAAGATCAACTGGCGCGTGGCGTTCGTGAGGCGGCGAAAATCATCGTCCAGGATTTCACCGATTGGTCTATGGAACTCACCTCGTCTCTGGAACAGAGTATCCACCTTCAACTTACTGCCGAACTCGCCAATCACGGTCTGCCCGACGCCGACGGCCTTCGGGTGGCTCAAGCCGGTCTCGATCGTCTGGAAGAATCCCTTCGATCACGAAAGGAAGCCACCATCCGCCCCGAAGCCACGCTTGCCGAATGGCTTGCCGCCTTGTCGCGGGGCGGCTTGATTCCGCTCTTCCAACCTACCTGATCCCTCCCGGAACTCCTTGAAATTCTGCTCGTTTTTCACGTAATTGGGCTGTGGCAACTCAGGATTCACACGGCTCCATGCCTCTTCGTCTGATTCTCACGCTCCTTCTGCTGGCTACGGCTGCGACCCGCCTGAACGCAGTGGATCTGTCGCTCGATGACTACCAGCAATGGCAAGGGTATAACGGCTGGAGAATTCAGGTGATTAAGTTTCCCGGCATCAAGAGCTTCGCCCGGGCCGAGATCCTGACGGTGATGGCCACCGAAAAACCCACCTGGCTCCGCCGCTACGTGCGAATCGGCAGCCGCACCATTTTCTATGCCGACGATTTCACCGCCGACCTGTTTCGCATCGAACGCTTCTTCCGGCGGGAAGGCTTTCCGAATGCCGTGATTCGCGGCTCGATCCGGCCGCGGGAGAAACATCGCGAACTCGTTCTCAAAGTCGAGATCGTGGAAGGTCCATCGCTGCTTCTCAAGAACTGGCGGCTCGATTTGCGGGGACCTCAGGACGTGGGAGTGGATTCGGCGCGCTGGGCGCTGGCGATGCCGATCAAGATCGGGAAGCGACTCGCTCTGTCGGACGTCAAGACCTCCGCCGACACGCTGGCCTATAAGCTGCGCCAGATCGGTCACGCGCGGGCACGTGTCGAGTATATCGTGGAAACCGACAGCGTCGAGAATACCGCCGAGGTAACCTTCATTCTCGAACCGGGCAGTTTCTGCTACTTCGGCCAAACGCACATCACCGGACTGAAGCAGCTTTCGCATGGCACTGCGCGACGCGAGCTCACCTTCCGGGATTTCGAGCCTTTCGCGCCGCACAAGCTCGAAGAAACGCGCTTGCGGCTGGTGCGGCTCGAGATCTTCAATTTCGTCAGCGTCCGCGCCGACACCACCGTGCCGGGGGATACTTTGCCGGTGTGGATTGAAACCCAGGAAGGCTGGCGCTATCGAGTGCGACTGGGCGCCGGCTATGATACCGATGAGCGCGCGCGCGCTTCGGCGGAATTCGTGGATCTGAATTTCTTCGGTCGCGGTCGCCGTCTGACGTGGGGCGTGAGCATCGCCGAGATCCGCCGACAGACCGAGGCCCGTTTGTTCTGGCCGCATACCCCGTGGAATGCCACCGACATTACCCTCGCCCCGAAATGGGAACTCAATATCGAGAAGGCCTACCATCTCGAAACGCAAACCGCCTCAACGATTCTCTCGGCCTCCCCGTTGCCGAAGGTCACGGCATCGCTGTCCAACGAAGTGGGCACCGAGCGGCGTCGCGACCGGGTGGACTCCCTCGACGCCGAATCGCAGCTGACGTCGGCGCTGACCATCCTGAAATCGGTGGAAACCGTTTCGGCCGCCTGGGACACCCGTGATAATCCGTTGGTTCCGCGTATGGGTCACATGATCGGCCTGACCTTTTCCGAGTCGGGAGCCGTTTACCGAACCGACCAGCGCTGGTGGCGGGCTTTGCTCGCCGGCCGCGTGTTCATTCCCGCCACGCGCTTCACGGTTCTGGCCGGCAAATCCGAAATCGGAATCATGGGACCGCTCCATGATTCGCCGGTCACGCCGATCCAAGAGCGGTTTTATCTGGGCGGTCCGTCCACCGTTCGCGGGTGGGCGCGCCGGCATCTGTCTCCCCGCGCCGAGGACGCGGATCGCACGCCGCTCGGCGGGAATTTCTCCTTCTATCTCACGACCGAATTGCGACACAACGTGTGGGGACCGGTTACGCTCGCCTTGTTCATGGATGCCGGCAACGTCTGGAAGAAGGAGCGCGATTGGCAACCGCTCGACGTGTATCCCTCCGTGGGGACCGGATTGCTCTTTCTCTCGATGGTCGGTCCGCTTCGCGTGGACTTCGCCCATCAGATGCGGGAGAATCTTTACCGTGAGCGGCCGTGGGCGATTCATTTCTCGCTGGGAACTCCCTTCTGATGTTTGCGCGTCTGATGAAGATCGTCGTCTGGATCACGCTGGCTCTGCTGGCGGTGCCGGTCGCGGTCGTTCTTCTGGCGCTGTCGCCCGGTGTCCAGACGCTCGTCGCCCACCGCCTGCTTCGCTCCGCGACCGCCGATTGGAACGGTTCCCTTCATCTCGGTCGCGTCCACGCGAAACCGAACGGAAATTTTCTTGTGCGGGACGTGCGAATCGAAGACGAGTCCGGTGCGCTCGTGCTGGGATTCGACACGCTCTCGGCAACGATTCGCATTCCGGCGCTGCGGCGCGATTCGATCCACGTTCGCACGCTGCACGTGAGCGGCTTGTCGGCGAATCTCGTGCTCGATTCCAGCGGCTCAACGAACCTTCAACGGGCGCTCGCATCCAGGACGCCATCGCCGCGCGACTCCACTCCCGCGAAGTTCCGCTGGATCGTCCGCCTGGATACGGCTACCGTGGAAGGACGGTATTTACGATTCGCCGTTCCTGATATGGTGTTGTTCGACGACTCCACCTGGTCTGCCGGGCTGCGGGCCGTCTATGGAAACGACTCTCTGGACTACGCCGTCGCCTTGCACGTCCCGCCTCGCCTTCAAGTGAAGGCCTCGGGATTTCTCGCTGCAAATGATCCACTGACGGATTTTGCCGGAGAAATTATCGTTCACGCGGATTCCCTGTTCATGGCGCGCTTTCCCGATCCGTTCCCGGCCGCCGGCAACGTTGCTCTTTCCGCTTCCTATCAGACCTCGCCGGACTCATTGCACCTTCAAGCGAATCTTTCGTCTTCCGCCATTGGGAAAGTGGTTGCCGGAGCGACGATTCCCTTCCCTCCCGACAGCATCGCCGGTCACGGGGAAATCCGTTTCCACGAGATCTCCCTCAGTCCGCTCTTGCACATCGAGGAACCTACGCGGCTGAACGGACACCTCCGCTTTCACAAGAAGGCCATGCCGGATCCAATCAGCGGCTGGGTCGCTCATGCAAACTTCACGGATTGCCGCTATGGAACGTACGAGCTACCCCACGCGGAAGTGACCGTTCACACGGCGGACTCGGTGGTTTTCGTCTCCAGCTTCCTTGAAACGGGCTTCGGCCGGCTGCGCATCAGCGGAGATTCGCACGGATTGGATACTGCGACAATGGAGGTGGCGGGAGATATCCAATTCGACCGGCTTCGGCTGCAGCATTTCATCGAGACGATTCCCGATACACTCTCTCCGCTTTCGGGTTCGCTGCGAGTGCGAAGCCGGGGGCTGAATTTGGAAACGATTCGGGCCGAGTACAGCCTGATTCTCGACACCGTTCGCCTCGGCCGCCACGAAATTGCCGCCCTCTCCGCCAGCGGTCGCTTGCAAGGCGATTCGCTCATGGTGGATACGTTGCGGACCGCGCTTGCCGGCGGAACCGCTGACGGAAGAATATTCGCTCGCCGGGGGCGAGAATTGGCCTATGAAGCCCGAATCGAGTTCCCGGACCTGAATTCGCTTCGCCCATTTGCCGAGAGCTTCGTGGAACTTCCGGACACACTGTCGGGATCGTTTTCTTTGGACGCGCGCGGCACGGGCAGCCTGACGGGAGATTCCCTGTCCGCTCTTTCGCTGCAAGGGAACGTTCGACTGGATTCGCTTCACTATGATGAACTCGCGGTTCATCGGGTTCGCCTGCGAATCACCGAGGGAGACTTGGATAGCTTGACCTTCCGCGGCGCGCTGCTGCTCAGCGGCCTGTCCGCTGCGAATCAAACGGTGGACTCGGTCTCGCTGCTCTTCGACGGCACACCGGGACACGCGCGGGTTAATGCCCGCCTGTGGGCGCGCGCCGACAGTCTGAAATTGGCTGCGAGCTTCGAAGCGATTCGTTCGGGGGCGGATCTGACTCTCACGATTGACGATCTGAACGTGGAAGCGTTCGGGATTGCCGCTCGCTCGGAAGGCACGACGACGCTGACTCTTTCGGAGCGCCGCGCCGAAATTGACTGGCTGCAACTCCGCTCACCCGTGGGCATCCTGCGCGCCAGCGGCTATCTGCAGCGGCAAGGCGAGCAAGATATGGTGTTGGAGCTGTCCGGCCTGCGCTCGGGCGAATTGGCGCGAATCCTGAAGCAGCCCCTTCCCGAAAGCCGGGTCAACGTGCGAGTGCAGGTGACGGGACCCGACACGGCCATCGTGGGCGACCTCCACCTCTCGGCGGATAGCGTGTCGCTGGACGGATCGCCGTTGGCCGATGAGTTTGTGTTGCGCGCCACCGTGGATCGCCTGCAAACGACGACCAGCGGTTTCGTCATTTGGCTGGGCGACACGCTGACGGTTTTCTCGGGACGGCTGCCCGCCCGTATCTCAGTGGAAGACGGATTCATTCTGGCCGACAGTCTGCCCATGTCCGGCAACATGCGGATTCTCGAGCAGCCGCTTGCCAAACTGAATTCCTATCTCCCGTTCGGAATGGAATTCGGCGGATTTCTGTCGGGCGATCTCACGTTCAGCGGCACGCCCGCGTCCCCCGACTGGTCGGGAACTTTCGGCGTGAGAAACGGGAAATATCACGATGCGCGCGTGGGAGTGGACTATCGCGATCTTACCATCACCGGAAGTCTGGATCGGGATACGTTGCGAATCTCCCGTTTCGACGCACGGTCGGGAGGAACGCTCTCGGGCAGCGGACAAGCCGTCATGGCTTTTCCCTTGCCGCAAGAACTTCAGATCGAATTGAAGTTCGACAACTTCGAGGCGCTGAACGGCCCGCAGCTCAGCGTGCGCGCAACCGGCGACGTCTCCATAAGCGGGCCATTGAATCGCTTGCATGCACGGGGGCAAGTGCAAACCGATCAGGTACTCTACCGGATCACGCAGACCACCACCAAGACCATCGAAGAAATTGATCTGGCGGCCGAGCTGGCCAAGTTGCGCGGCGACACGGTAAAGCCCTCGTTTTTGCTCGCGGAACTCTACACTCCGATGTCCCATGAACTGGTCGTGGACGTACCCGGAAACTGCTGGATGCGTGGCAGCGGGGTCAATATCGAGCTCACCGGCAGACTGTGGCTGATCAAAGAACGCGGCTACGACCCCTCGATTGCCGGAGAAATCCTCGTGCGCGAAGGGCGCGTTCAATTCCTGGGACGAACGTTGCGCGTGGACGAAGGAGTCGTTCGCTATGAAGGCCCGCTCGATAATCCGACTCTGGATATCACCGCCACCAGTCCGCAACTGGAAGCGCAGGGAACGAAAGTCCAGGTGAAAATCACCGGCCCGCTGTCGCGAACGCAGGTGGAACTCAGCGGCACCGATCCCGACGGCCAAGCCATGACCCCCGATCAGGTCGTCGTCGCGCTGCTTATGGGACGCTGGCGCGCCGGAGGATCGGGCGTGGGGCTCGGGCCGACCGGTTCCGTTGTCGAAGGAGCCGCCGCCACCGCCGCCACCAGTCA
The sequence above is a segment of the bacterium genome. Coding sequences within it:
- a CDS encoding translocation/assembly module TamB domain-containing protein → MFARLMKIVVWITLALLAVPVAVVLLALSPGVQTLVAHRLLRSATADWNGSLHLGRVHAKPNGNFLVRDVRIEDESGALVLGFDTLSATIRIPALRRDSIHVRTLHVSGLSANLVLDSSGSTNLQRALASRTPSPRDSTPAKFRWIVRLDTATVEGRYLRFAVPDMVLFDDSTWSAGLRAVYGNDSLDYAVALHVPPRLQVKASGFLAANDPLTDFAGEIIVHADSLFMARFPDPFPAAGNVALSASYQTSPDSLHLQANLSSSAIGKVVAGATIPFPPDSIAGHGEIRFHEISLSPLLHIEEPTRLNGHLRFHKKAMPDPISGWVAHANFTDCRYGTYELPHAEVTVHTADSVVFVSSFLETGFGRLRISGDSHGLDTATMEVAGDIQFDRLRLQHFIETIPDTLSPLSGSLRVRSRGLNLETIRAEYSLILDTVRLGRHEIAALSASGRLQGDSLMVDTLRTALAGGTADGRIFARRGRELAYEARIEFPDLNSLRPFAESFVELPDTLSGSFSLDARGTGSLTGDSLSALSLQGNVRLDSLHYDELAVHRVRLRITEGDLDSLTFRGALLLSGLSAANQTVDSVSLLFDGTPGHARVNARLWARADSLKLAASFEAIRSGADLTLTIDDLNVEAFGIAARSEGTTTLTLSERRAEIDWLQLRSPVGILRASGYLQRQGEQDMVLELSGLRSGELARILKQPLPESRVNVRVQVTGPDTAIVGDLHLSADSVSLDGSPLADEFVLRATVDRLQTTTSGFVIWLGDTLTVFSGRLPARISVEDGFILADSLPMSGNMRILEQPLAKLNSYLPFGMEFGGFLSGDLTFSGTPASPDWSGTFGVRNGKYHDARVGVDYRDLTITGSLDRDTLRISRFDARSGGTLSGSGQAVMAFPLPQELQIELKFDNFEALNGPQLSVRATGDVSISGPLNRLHARGQVQTDQVLYRITQTTTKTIEEIDLAAELAKLRGDTVKPSFLLAELYTPMSHELVVDVPGNCWMRGSGVNIELTGRLWLIKERGYDPSIAGEILVREGRVQFLGRTLRVDEGVVRYEGPLDNPTLDITATSPQLEAQGTKVQVKITGPLSRTQVELSGTDPDGQAMTPDQVVVALLMGRWRAGGSGVGLGPTGSVVEGAAATAATSQLSGLISQWAGLDVFEYHPGEGGLSNLSGGSLEVGTYVTDRLFIRVVQPVEQTQTGQEVSVEYRLLDWLKLRAQQNGSTGSAFDLLMQIDWR